CGTCGCCACGAGCGACCACAGGAACTCGGCGCGGCGGGCCACGCCCTGGATCCGCACCAGCTCCGTCTTGGCCGCGGCCTTCTCCCACCGGGCGTACCGCTTCGCCCGCGCCTCCGGAGCCTCGTCGCCCTTCTCCACGAACGGCTTCGGGCCCTTCGGCGCGTGCTGGATCCCCTTGCGCCACTTGCCCAGCGCCTTGGCCTCCGGCTCCGCGAGCTTCTTCGCCTCGGGCTCGCCCGCCACCGCGCCCCACCCGATCGCCGGGAGGAGGAAGTGGTGGACGGCACCCTGCGGGAGGGCGCCCTCGCGGAACGGCAGGTCGACCGGTGCCAGGGTGTCCTTCTTCGCCAGCCACTGGCCGCCGGTCAGGACGTGGGAACGGTAGATCTTGCGGCCGGCTCCGATGAGGGAGTTGCCCCGGCGCAGGTGGAGGCCGAACCAGGGGGCGCGCATGCCCGGGTGCATGGAGTTCAGCCAGAGCGAGACCTCGGCCAGCTCGACCGCCGTGGCATTGAGGTCGACTCCGTAGGCGTTGTGCAGGGCGATGTACGCCTTGATCCGCTGGAGTTCGATCTGGCGCTGGTCGGCGTCGACCCGGCGGCCGAGCTCGTGCTCGCGGCGGCGCAGGTACTCCGCGGCCACCTGGTCGATGGCCTCGTTCAGGAAGGCTCCGGAGCCGAGGGCCGGCTCGCAGATCTTCCACTCCAGCAGTTCACGGCCCGGGGTGGTCGCGCCGTCCTGGTCGAGGCGGTGGCGCAGGGCCAGTTCGACGGTGACCTCGGTGAGGGACTTCGGCGTGTAGTAAGAGGCGGAGGTCTGCCGGTCGCGGCCGGCCAGCCGGTAGACGAACTTGCCGCGGGAGTGGACCACGCGTTCGGCCGCGCCGGTCTCTTCGTTCACGCGCCGGACGAAGACGTCGTCGGAGTAGTCCTTGACCTGGGAAGCCTTGATCATCCAGCTGCCGCCGGAGGGGTCGCCTCCCTTGGCGACCTCCCACAGGTCCTCGTCGGCGATGAAGCCGGTGTACGACATCAGGCCCTCGTACACCGCGCCGAGCTGGTTGATGCCGAGCTGCGCGTACGAGATGAAGCCGCCGCGCTCCTTCCCCTTGCCCTTGGTCAGCATCAGGCGGCGCAGCACCTTGTGCAGCGTCTCGTTGCGCAGCCGGGTGTCGAGGTAGGGGCGGCGCCCGGCTTCGGCGCCGTCGCGTTCGTAGGCGGGGTTCTCGATCTGGTCCTCGCCGATGAGGCGGACGGCTTCCTTCTTGAACAGGTCGGAGCGCAGGGGCTCGAAGCGCAGGCCGACATCGGCGCTGCGGGCGGCGGCCCGGCGGGCGCGGTCGGCCTCGCGGACGCGTTCGGTGTACTCGGCCTGGGTGAGGGTGCCGGCGGCCAGGAGTTCGGCCGCCTCCCGCTCGACCCGGGTGGCTTCCCGGTCGGCGGCCTGGGCTACGAGGTCCTCGGGTTCGGAGCCGAACTCGCGGTGGCCGCGCTCGACCTTCTCGAAGAGCAGCTCCAGGGACTCGTACAGGTGGAAGCCGCGGCGCGAGCGTTCACCGACCAGGTCGCGCAGGACGAGGTCGCCGAGGCGCTGGAGCCCGTAGCCCCGCTCGTACTCCGGGTAGTCGGAGGGAAGGATGCCCAGGGCCGGGCTGGCCTCGGCGTAGAGCAGGAAGAGGATGCGGTAGAGGTAGCGCAGTGCCTCGCGGCTGAGCTCCTTGGCGAGGCGGGCCGGGTCGTCCAGGTCGGCGGGGGTGACGCCGTTCCCCGGTTCGCGCAGGCGTGCCAGGACCTCGTCGGCGATCCACTCGACGCTCAGGCGCAGGCCCTCGCGGAGTTCGGTGGAGACCCCGATGGCGTGCTTGCCGGACTTGTCGAGGAAGCCGGCCAGGGGGGCGGCGCCGCCCTCGGCGGGAATCCGGAGCGAGTCGGCGCCGAACAGGGCGGCGAGGGTGTCGAGTTCGCCGCCGCCCCGGTCATCGCGGCGGTTGAGGGCCGCGTCGAGGTCGGCTGCTAGGTAGCGGCCTTCGTTCCAGGCGAGCCGGTCGGCGAGGACGATCACTCCGCCGACGAGGAGCAGGACGTAGCGCGGGGGCTCGTCGCACGTGAACAGGAAGTCGGTGAGGGCCTTGGCATCGACCAGGCTCCCGGCGCCTTCGAGGGCGACGGGGTGCAGCAGGCGGCCGGCGCCCTCCGGGTCGAGGGCGGCGTCTGCCTGGGTAGTCCAGCCGCAGGCAATGGCGTACAGGCCGGGCTCGGCGTGGACGACCTGCACGGTGTAGGCGTGGTCGGACCGGTGGACGGTGACCGACTGCTCGTGGGCATCGGCGTACCCGAGGGCGCGCAGGGTGTCCAGGTGCAGTTCGGTGACGCGCTTGGCCCAGCCGGCGGGGACGACGGCGTCCGGCTGGGCGAGGGCTTCGGCGTCCTCGGCGAGGACCGCGCGGCCGGCGAAGTAGGGGCCGTGCAGGGCGCGCAGGCTCTCGCGGGGGGTGCGCACCCGGGCGGGGACGGAGGCGGGGTCGGCGCCCTGCTTCTTGGCCTCGGCGACGGCGGTGGCGTGGCGGTGTCGTTCTTCATCCTCGGCGGCGGCCCAGCGGGCCAGCAGGCCGTCCTTGGCCTTGAGGTCCTTGGGGAGGACTTCGGCGAGGTAGTGGGCCGAGAGGTAGTCGCCGTGGTTGACCAGCGAGTCGTACGTCACGTCAGTTGTTCTCCGCCTGGTCGTCGGACGGGGTGGGTTCGGGGGTGGGCGGGCCGTCGGTTCCGGCGGCGGCCGATGCCGGGTCGCCCGGGCGGTCCAGGACGGCCAGGACGCGCAGCAGCGGCCGGCCGGTGGTCTCCAGCTGGTCCAGCAGCCGGGCCAGCTCGTCGGCGGTCTCCTCCACCTGGCGTTCGCGGCGGCCGCTGGCGCCGCCTTCCAGGGTGTCCTGCTTCCAGCCGGAGACGTGCTCACGGTAGGCGGCGAGGGGCTCGCTGAGCTGCGCGGCCCACTCTTCCTTACCCGCTTCGAGATGGTCTCGGGCGACGGCGACGGCAGCGGGGACGAGGGACTGGAGGTGGTCGAGGTCGCGGGGGCCTCCGGTACGGGCGAGCCGCGGATCGACCTTGGCGTCGCGGAGGGCATCCGCCATGGGGACGACGCCCGGGCAGCCCGCGGAGCCGTCGAGGCCGGTCACGGCCATCCAGCGCACCACGGTCGGGCGGCCGAGGGCGTTGGAGTAGATGCCCTGGACGAGGAAGACGGGTCCGTCGACGTGCGGTGAGGTGATCACCGGAGCCTCCTGGTGACCGAATTCGACCAACACCTTGTCGGTCAGCCACTCCACCACGGGGTGGAGGTCGGTGAGGAAGGAGACCTCCGGCCAGAGCGAGGTACTGCTCTTACGGGCCTCGTCCAGTTTCCGCTGGGCCAGCGCCCGGTCGAAGGTGACCAGCATGCGCTTGGCCACTCCCTGTTCCTTGAGGTAGGACGGCGGCAGGGCCTTGAGCCGGTGGAGCAGGTCGGGCGCCATGGCCGGGGACAGGGAGAGGTAGGAGCCGCTGCCCTCGTTCTTCCTGGAGAGGTCGATCAGGCCGGCCGCCTGGTCTCCGAACACCTCGTCGAGGGCGGTGCCCACGAACTCGGCGGTGTTCCCGTCGAAGAGGGAGACCAGTTCGGCGCGGGCGGGCAGCTCGTGCTCGGTGACGGTGTCCACCTGGCCGAACAGGTCGAAGAGCTCGGAGTCGCCGTTCTCGGCGGCGTCGTCGAGGAAGTCCTCCACGCTCCCGCCCTTCACCAGTTCCCTGATGAGTCGCCGTTCTTCCTCCTCGGCCCGGTAGCAGCCGGTTTCGGCCTCCGCGGTCCCGTTGAGCTTGTGCGCCTCCTCCTCGCGCAGGATCAGCTTCTCGGCGACCGTGCGGTCGTCCTTGGCGCCGGGGTGGGCGGAGGTGAGGACCAGGGCGCGGAACTCGGGCTGGTGCTCCTGACCGTAGCGGTCGATACGGCCGTTGCGCTGTTCGATCCGGATCAGGGACCACGGGATGTCGTAGTGGATCAGCTGGTGGCACTGCCGGTGCAGGTTGACGCCCTCGGAGGCGACGTCACCGGTGAACAGGAGGCGCACCTGGTTGTCTGCCAGCCCGAAGGCCTCAAGGATCTTCAGTTGTTCCTGGTCGCCGAGGCCACCGTGGAGGAGGCGGACGGCCTTGAAGGAGCCGTCCTCGTCCGCCTTGAAACCCAGCCGGGCGGGCACGGTGCGGGACAGCCACTTGAGGGTGCGGATGCGCTCGGAGAAGATCACGGCCCGGGTGGTGGAGCGTGGGCCGACGCCGATCTCCTTGAGCTGCTCGACCAGGGTGTCCAGTTTCGCGGAATCGCCGGGTGCGGTGCCGTCGCCCATGCCGTCGACGAGCTCGCGCAGGCGGCGCAGGGCTTCCTGCTCGGGCGCGATGGCCGGGTCCGGGGTGCGGCCCTCCTTCGCCGCCGTGTCCAGCTTGCCCTGGAGCGTGGTGAGGCGAGTCGCGACGGTGTCGCCGAGGGCCTTGTGGGAGGAAAGGAAGGTCTTCAGCAGACCGAAGGCGAACAGCGGGTCGGCGGTGACGGAGACCCGGTCCTGGTCGGCGGTGCCGAACTCGCTGCTCGCCGGGGGCACGGGCAGCCAGTGGTCGGTGAGCTCCGCGAAGATCTTCTCCTCGGCCTCGGTGGCCGGGCAGTGCAGGGAGAGCGTGGGGCCGCGGTCGGGCCACTCGTCGCCCATCTGGTCCCGGACCTCGGGGCTGATCTTCGTACGGCGGATGTAGAGGTGCCCGAGGTCCTCGGCCGGGTCGTAGTGGTCCCGGTCGGCGATGGCGGCGGGGTCCAATAGCGAGATCAGGTCCGCGAAGGAGCGCTTGTCACCGTTGTGCGGGGTCGCGCTCGCGAGGAGCAGGGCGTCCGTGCGGGGGGCGAGGATCTCGGCCAGGGCGCGGCGCTGGCTGCCGGCGTTGATCAGGTTGTGCGACTCGTCGATGACGACGGCGTCCCAGCGGATGCGCTCCAAGTGGTGCCGGTACTGACCGATGTTCTTGAGCGTGTCCACCGAGATGATCACCCGCTTGTAGTGGGTGAACGGGTTGCGGCCGGCCGGGATCTCCCGCTGGATGCGCTGGAGGCCCAGGGAATCCAGGCGGACGAGCGGGATGGCGAAGCGGGTCCACAGCTCGTGCTGGAACTGTTCGAGCACGCTCTGCGGCGTGACGACCAGGATGCGCTCGCCCCGGCCGCGCCGGATCAGCTCGGCGAGGGTGAGACCGATCTCCAGGGTCTTGCCGAGGCCCACCACGTCCGCGATGAGCAGGCGGGGGCGGAGGTTGCGCATGGACAGGGCCAGCTCGGCGGGTCTCTGCTGGTAGGCCAGCGGGTCGAGCAGGAAGCGGTCCGCGAGGGCGAGGCCGCGCTCCGACTGCGGGAGGGGCGTCTTGCGGATGACGGCTTCGAGGAAGAGACGGGCCCGGCGGAAATAGGAGGAGGTGTCCGACACCAGGCGGGTCTTCTCGGGGTCGAGGAGCTCCACGGCGTCGATCCCGCTGAAGAAGACCGCTTCCTCGTCACGGACGAACTCGGATACACCGAGCGCCTCGATCTTCTCGCCGTCGTGTTCCGTCGGCATGGAGTTGCGGACCAGCCACTGCTCGTCACGTACGAGGATCTGGGCGCCCGGCGGATACCGGTTCTCCCCCTGCTCTGCCACTCCTGATCCCTCCGTGATGCGTCGTACGGCCGTCCGGCCGCAAGTCTGTCACGGAGGAATGGGAGGGGTGAGCCGTCCGGAGGAATCCCGTGATCTTGACTCAGAACCGGGCGTCACGGGCGTACGCGGCCCGGATCTGTTCCGCGATACGGAGGGGGGCGGAGAGCCGGGCACCGGCCTCGGTCCTGCGGCGCGAGACGGTGCCGCGCGAAGCCGTTTCTCCGGCAGGCGCCGAGGGGACCTCTTCGGGTGTCACGGCGGAGTCGGCGGATTCCTCCTCCGGCGAAGACTCCGCCCCCTGCCCCGCCGAGTACTCCTCGTCCTCCGTGGCCGCCACGTCCACCAAGGTCGGGGTGTACTCGGGGGTCGCGGTCGGGAGCTGTGGGACGACCACGGCGGGGATGCGGTCCGTGAGCCGGCGCTTGGCCTGGCGGGCGGTGAGGCCGAGGCCGTGCATGACCTGGACCAGTGCGGCGGTCACCTGCGCCAGCGTCGGCCGGGCCGCCGGATCCATCCCGAGCATGTCCGCGATCAGCGGGCTGAGCTCGGGGGGCAGGCCAGTGAGGTCGGGGGCGGTGGCCGGATCCTCGATCCTGAGCGCGACGGCCTGCCAGGTGGGACCGGTGTACGGATAGTGCCCGGTGGCGGCGTAGAGCAGGACGGCACCGAGCGCGTAGACGTCGGCGGCCCGGTCGAGCTGGTGTTCGCCGCGCGCCTGCTCCGGAGGCATGCACAGAATGGACCCCACGACGTAGCCGGTCGCGGTCAGGAAGGAGCGCCGCTCGGCGAGTACGGCCAGGCCGAAGTCGATGACCTTGGGGCCGTAGGAAGCGAGCAGGATGTTCTGCGGCTTCAGGTCGCGGTGCAGCAGGCCCGCCTCGTGCACGGTCACCAGTCCCTCGGCGAGCAGCGCTCCGAGGCTGGCGGTCTCGGCCGCGGGGAGCGGGCCGTGCTCGGTGACGAAGGACCGCAGATCGGGCCCGGGCACGTACTCGACGGCGAGCCAGGGCGCGTCGGCGTGTGCGTCCGCTGTCACGAAGGCGGCGACGAACGGCCCGTACACCGTCTTCAGGCTGTCGACTTCCAGGAGGAACCGGGTACGGGTGTCCTCGTCGAGGACCGAAGGTTTGATCACCTTCACCGCGACCTGTTGCCCGGCCGCCGATTCACCGAGGAACACCTGGCCCATGCCACCCGAACCGATCCTGCATACCAGGGTGTAGCCGCCGATGGTCTGCGGATCGTCGTCCCTCAGTGGCTCCACGGGTACGTGCCCTCCCCCTTGTGGCCTTGTGCGTAGTCCGCCACCTGCAGGCACAGGCGCGCGATCCACGCAAGTGTAGGGCGCCGGGTGCCGTGACCGCCGGGCTCTGGGGCCGCCTCCGTCGCCCCGGTTGCCCGCACGGTGGACGCGGCACCGTCGTCGAGGTCCGGCGCGCACCTCCTAGCCGCCCGGGGCGAGGGTGGCGGCCAGTAGACGGGCGCTCGCGGGAACGCCGCGGGCCGGGTCACCGTAGGCGCTGTGAGCCTCGTCCAGGGTCGGCAAGAGGCTCGGTGCGCGGTCGGTGGGGGCGCGGTCGAGGAGTGTGGTGCCGGTCTCGGCCTCCTGGGTGGGGGCGTAGCCGGCCGTGCGGAGGGCTGACAGGGTCTCCTCCGGCGGGGCTGTGGAGATCAGGACGGTCGGGGCGATTCGGCGCAGGCGGAGCTTGGTCAGGCCGCGGGCCTGGGCCACCTCGGCGATCAGGGCGGTGTCGTCCGAGCGGATGCAGCAGGCGGAGCGGACGACCTTGAGTTGTCCGTGGGTGCGGGCGGTGTCTTTGATCGTGTAGGCCAGTGGTTGGGGGAGGGGGGTGTCGCGCTCGCTCGCCGCCGTGAGGCGGTCGAGTAGTTCGTCCGTGCTCCAGCCGGCGTCCAGGGCCCGGCGGATGGAGGTTGCCGTGATGCGCCAGACCACCGCGTGGCCCTCGGACTCGATGTCGCCGACGGCGGAGAGCAGGTCGGCGAGGGCGGGCGCGGGCGCGCCGGTGGCCGTGGCGGTCAGGTCGCTCTGAAACCGGGCCTTGTCGCTGGGCTCGGGCAGCGCTGCGTACAGCTCCTCGCGGAGGGTGGTCACCGCCTTCGCCAGGGCGGGGCGGAGGGAGAGGTCGTCGCCCAGGCCTTCCGGGCCGCGGGCGGCCGGGTCGGCGCCCGCGCCGGGTACTGCCGGGTAGTGGCGGGCGGCTCCCGCCTCCAGCAGCTGGCACAGGGCCCGCCCGGCGGGGGTGAGCGCGCCGTGGGCCACCATGCCGAGCAGGGCCGCCTCGGCCAGGGTGGCCGCCATGCGGTCGAGGACTCCGTCCAGGCCGGTCAGCTCCCCCGTGGCGTCTGCGGCCAGGTGAGCGCGCAGGGCGGGCTGGAACCATGCGGCCAGGGAGAGCAGTTCGGTGTATCCGCGCGCGTTCGCGGTCAGCCCGTGGCCGTCGGGGAGGACGGCGAGCGCTCGCAGGACCCCGGTGCGGAGGGTCACGGCGTCCTCGTCCTGGGGACTGATGAGCGCGACCGGGGTCTCGTCGGGGTCCGGCCAGTGGGTAAGAACCGCGGGGACCACGGCCCAGGCGGCCAGGAGCGACAGCAGTTTGCCTGCGGGCGGAGCGGCGGCCCAGGCGTCGTAGCGGTCGCTCGGCAGCAGCCGGGCGGTGGGCTTGGGGGCCTTGGAGTTGCGGCGGCCGCGGGAAGCGGGGGCCGGTTCGTCGTCCCGGGGCGCGGCCAGGCCGGCGTTCACCGCGAGGTCCAGCCACAGCCGGGTGTCGGCCTCATCGGCCCCGGCCGCCTTGGCCAGCCGCCGGGTGTCCCGTACAGCGATCCCGCCCGCCTTGCGGATCGCGACCGGCTGGGCGGCCAGCGCCCGCAGTACCAGTTCGGCCCGCCAGGCGGCCGCCGCGGCGGCAGTGCCACCCTCGCCCTCCCAGCCGGACGGCAGCGGCACGGTGGCGGTGAACGGCTCTGGTTCCAGCCGGGGGCTGGGCGCCGCGCCCTCATCGCGGAGCGCACGGGCGACCTCGTAGGGGAGCTCCCCGAGGTCGGGGCCGGAGGGGATCAGTAGTCCGCGCCCGGCCAGCCAGTCGGTGCCCTCGTCGCCGCTGCCGCCCTCCCGGAAGACGTACTTGGCGTCCGGGCCCGCGTACTGCGACCCGTACCGGCCGACGAAGCAGTGGGTCCGCAGCAGCGGCGGGCCGGGTACCAAGTGGTCCAGCAGCTCCAGCGCCCGGACCGGGGCGTTCTCCACCAGTGCCCGCACCCGGGCGGGATCGGCGAGCAGAGCGGTGATCAGCGCCTGGGCCTGGTCGCGGGTACGGGCCGCCCCCTCGCCGAAGAGGTTTGCGGCGATCCGCTTGACCTCGGGGGCGTTGTAGGCGGTGGTCAGCAGCCGGTCGGCCGTACGCCCGTAACCGTCGAACCCGGCGGCGCGGACGTGCAGCAGTGGTGGGAGCGCCAGTCGGCCCTTGGGTGCGGGGAGCAACAACGCGCGCTCCCGCAGTCGGGTGAGTGCGTGTTCCGCCCGCTGACGCTTCTGCCCCGGCTCGAACCAGGACAGTACGTCCCGCTCGGGCACCCATCGGTCCGCGGGTTCCACCGGGGAAACGGGCTTCCGCTGTTGCCAGGGGTATCGGGTCCCATCCTCGGCCTCGCCACCGGCTGCGGGGCCGTGCCGCTCCAGGGCGAGGGCGGCGATGGAAGCGAGCAATTCCAGTTCTCCGGCAGTGCCCGCCATCAGCCCCTGGCCCACCGACTCGTCGGTGAGCAGGTGTTCGGCGAGCTCGCGGAGGGTGGTGATCCGTCGGTGCCCGGCGGCGAGCGGCAGATCCCGCTCCTCCAGCAACGCGGTCAGCCGCTGAGGATCCAGGGTTCCCAGCCATTTCACAAGGGCGGTACGCGCATTCACCCGGCCAGGCTAGCGCTGTCCGGTCACCCCACGGAGGTGAACCCGGCCGCGTCACCACCCTCGCGGTTTCCCTGACTACTGCCAGGCGCGAACAAGGTCCTCCGGACCCCAATGCGCCGCAAGAGGCAGATCGTCCTCGACAGGGGATCCCGCGTTGCAGGAAAGCAAGCCAGAACCGCAGGTACGGATCGGCGATGCGATAGCGCTTGTTCTTGCTGTCCGCCTTGACCGACAGCGGCAGGTCAGCGGCCAGGAGTCGCTTGGCAAGCAGCGTGTTCAGCAGCGGAGACAGCGTGCCCGAGGCCAGCGCGCCGGCACCACCGGCCTGCGCGGCAATGGTGGAGAAGGTCCGCTCGCCACTGCCGACCGCTTCCAGGATCGCGCGCGAGTGGGACGCCTCGGGAAACTCCCCCGGCAGCGACGGTGCGCCCGCCACCACCAGCGGCGCGAACGGGTTGGACACAGCCTCGCGCGGAAAGTCCTGGCGGCCCATCCCCGGCCGCCAGGACTGAACGATTTCCGGGAACCCTCCGGTGATCAGCAGCGTCCACCGCTTCCGCCGCGTCCAGACCGGTCATCGCCTGCACATTGGCCAGATGCAGCGGTCGTACGGTCATCTTGGACGCCCGGCCGAAGAACGGGCGCCCATAGGACTGCAGCGCCTCCATCACCGTCCTGCGGGCCGGTCCGGCCTTCTGGGTGCTGTCCGGCTACACCGGTGCCACCTTCCGGACGGCGACGCTGATGAACGTGGACGCCTGGGAGCGGCGCGACATCGTCAACGTCGCCGACATCAACCAGGACTCCACGCCGGACCTGCTCTGGCGCAACCTGGACAACGGCACCATGTACGTCCGCCACGGCAGGCCCGGGTCGGTCGCGGGGAGCGTGGACCTCAACTCGCTGACGCTGGCGAGCAACTCCCTGAACGGGGACGTCCAGTACGGCACGAGCTGGACCGAGGCGAACGTCTCGACCGCGATCGGCATCCCGGACGTCAACAACGACTCGATCCCGGACCTCTGGGCCCGTTCGGGCGTGGACGGCCAGATGCGGGTGTACTACCC
Above is a window of Streptomyces subrutilus DNA encoding:
- a CDS encoding SNF2-related protein; the encoded protein is MAEQGENRYPPGAQILVRDEQWLVRNSMPTEHDGEKIEALGVSEFVRDEEAVFFSGIDAVELLDPEKTRLVSDTSSYFRRARLFLEAVIRKTPLPQSERGLALADRFLLDPLAYQQRPAELALSMRNLRPRLLIADVVGLGKTLEIGLTLAELIRRGRGERILVVTPQSVLEQFQHELWTRFAIPLVRLDSLGLQRIQREIPAGRNPFTHYKRVIISVDTLKNIGQYRHHLERIRWDAVVIDESHNLINAGSQRRALAEILAPRTDALLLASATPHNGDKRSFADLISLLDPAAIADRDHYDPAEDLGHLYIRRTKISPEVRDQMGDEWPDRGPTLSLHCPATEAEEKIFAELTDHWLPVPPASSEFGTADQDRVSVTADPLFAFGLLKTFLSSHKALGDTVATRLTTLQGKLDTAAKEGRTPDPAIAPEQEALRRLRELVDGMGDGTAPGDSAKLDTLVEQLKEIGVGPRSTTRAVIFSERIRTLKWLSRTVPARLGFKADEDGSFKAVRLLHGGLGDQEQLKILEAFGLADNQVRLLFTGDVASEGVNLHRQCHQLIHYDIPWSLIRIEQRNGRIDRYGQEHQPEFRALVLTSAHPGAKDDRTVAEKLILREEEAHKLNGTAEAETGCYRAEEEERRLIRELVKGGSVEDFLDDAAENGDSELFDLFGQVDTVTEHELPARAELVSLFDGNTAEFVGTALDEVFGDQAAGLIDLSRKNEGSGSYLSLSPAMAPDLLHRLKALPPSYLKEQGVAKRMLVTFDRALAQRKLDEARKSSTSLWPEVSFLTDLHPVVEWLTDKVLVEFGHQEAPVITSPHVDGPVFLVQGIYSNALGRPTVVRWMAVTGLDGSAGCPGVVPMADALRDAKVDPRLARTGGPRDLDHLQSLVPAAVAVARDHLEAGKEEWAAQLSEPLAAYREHVSGWKQDTLEGGASGRRERQVEETADELARLLDQLETTGRPLLRVLAVLDRPGDPASAAAGTDGPPTPEPTPSDDQAENN
- a CDS encoding serine/threonine-protein kinase translates to MEPLRDDDPQTIGGYTLVCRIGSGGMGQVFLGESAAGQQVAVKVIKPSVLDEDTRTRFLLEVDSLKTVYGPFVAAFVTADAHADAPWLAVEYVPGPDLRSFVTEHGPLPAAETASLGALLAEGLVTVHEAGLLHRDLKPQNILLASYGPKVIDFGLAVLAERRSFLTATGYVVGSILCMPPEQARGEHQLDRAADVYALGAVLLYAATGHYPYTGPTWQAVALRIEDPATAPDLTGLPPELSPLIADMLGMDPAARPTLAQVTAALVQVMHGLGLTARQAKRRLTDRIPAVVVPQLPTATPEYTPTLVDVAATEDEEYSAGQGAESSPEEESADSAVTPEEVPSAPAGETASRGTVSRRRTEAGARLSAPLRIAEQIRAAYARDARF
- a CDS encoding helicase-associated domain-containing protein; the protein is MNARTALVKWLGTLDPQRLTALLEERDLPLAAGHRRITTLRELAEHLLTDESVGQGLMAGTAGELELLASIAALALERHGPAAGGEAEDGTRYPWQQRKPVSPVEPADRWVPERDVLSWFEPGQKRQRAEHALTRLRERALLLPAPKGRLALPPLLHVRAAGFDGYGRTADRLLTTAYNAPEVKRIAANLFGEGAARTRDQAQALITALLADPARVRALVENAPVRALELLDHLVPGPPLLRTHCFVGRYGSQYAGPDAKYVFREGGSGDEGTDWLAGRGLLIPSGPDLGELPYEVARALRDEGAAPSPRLEPEPFTATVPLPSGWEGEGGTAAAAAAWRAELVLRALAAQPVAIRKAGGIAVRDTRRLAKAAGADEADTRLWLDLAVNAGLAAPRDDEPAPASRGRRNSKAPKPTARLLPSDRYDAWAAAPPAGKLLSLLAAWAVVPAVLTHWPDPDETPVALISPQDEDAVTLRTGVLRALAVLPDGHGLTANARGYTELLSLAAWFQPALRAHLAADATGELTGLDGVLDRMAATLAEAALLGMVAHGALTPAGRALCQLLEAGAARHYPAVPGAGADPAARGPEGLGDDLSLRPALAKAVTTLREELYAALPEPSDKARFQSDLTATATGAPAPALADLLSAVGDIESEGHAVVWRITATSIRRALDAGWSTDELLDRLTAASERDTPLPQPLAYTIKDTARTHGQLKVVRSACCIRSDDTALIAEVAQARGLTKLRLRRIAPTVLISTAPPEETLSALRTAGYAPTQEAETGTTLLDRAPTDRAPSLLPTLDEAHSAYGDPARGVPASARLLAATLAPGG